One region of Chaetodon auriga isolate fChaAug3 chromosome 5, fChaAug3.hap1, whole genome shotgun sequence genomic DNA includes:
- the atp6v0a2b gene encoding V-type proton ATPase 116 kDa subunit a, with protein MSSLLRGEEMCLAQLFLQSGSAYDCISELGELGLVEFRDLNPSVNAFQRKHVNEIKKCEEMERILGYLLREVKKADISLPEGDVNPVAPLPKHVMAIMEQLQRLEVELGEVTRNKEKLQRNLLELTEYTHMLRITRSFVQRTAEREPLQVQYEEFPFLEKDTMMDYSSMQRLGAKLGFISGLIQRVKIEAFERMLWRVCKGYTILSYAEVEEYLENPDTGEPTKCVVFLISYWGDQIGQKVKKICDCYHCHLYPYPSSNEERNDVVEGLRTRIQDLHTVLHRTEDYLRQVLIKASESVYTWVIQVKKMKAIYYILNLCSFDVTNKCLIAEVWCPVSDIPTLRRALEEGSRKSGATVPSFVNRIPTADTPPTLIRTNKFTSGFQNIVDAYGVGSYREVNPAPFTIITFPFLFAVMFGDLGHGLIMALFAFWMVLYENNRKLKNTRNEIWNTFFEGRYIILMMGLFSIYTGLIYNDCFSKSLNIFGSGWNVSAMFTAEVWKQDDLHGNRLLTLDPNVTGVFTGPYPLGIDPIWNLASNRLTFLNSYKMKMSVILGIIHMSFGVILSTYNHLHFRKKHNLYLVFLPELLFLLCLFGYLVFMILYKWLAFSAKDSRHAPSILILFINMFLMQGDAVQPLYPGQTGLQIFLVVIAVLSVPVLLLGKPVYLYWLHNGSHRLGMYRGYERVRRNSEEELCLMRAHDMEEGSSHSDLSSSGERQTEEFDFADELLHQAIHTIEYCLGCISNTASYLRLWALSLAHAQLSEVLWAMVMRVGLRMDTILGVLFLVPVFGLFAVLTVSILLVMEGLSAFLHALRLHWVEFQNKFYSGTGIKFCPFSFSLLPSSFEHDGLL; from the exons ATGAGCTCCCTGCTCCGGGGTGAAGAGATGTGTCTGGCCCAACTGTTTCTACAGTCCGGATCAGCATACGACTGCATCAGTGAACTTGGAGAACTGGGGCTTGTGGAGTTCAGAGAC CTCAATCCCAGTGTGAACGCATTCCAGCGAAAGCATGTCAATGAGATCAAGAAAtgtgaagagatggagaggatcCTTG GATACCTTCTTAGGGAAGTCAAGAAGGCAGACATTTCACTACCAGAAGGAGACGTGAACCCAGTGGCTCCTTTACCCAAGCACGTCATGGCTATAATG gagcagctgcagaggctAGAAGTAGAGTTAGGTGAAGTCACGAGGAAcaaagagaagctgcagaggaaccTACTGGAGCTGacagagtacacacacatgctgcgcATCACCCGCAGCTTCGTACAGCGAACTGCcgag CGAGAACCCCTACAAGTTCAGTATGAGGAGTTTCCCTTCCTAGAAAAAGACACGATGATGGACTACAGCAGCATGCAGAGGCTAGGAGCCAAACTGGG CTTCATTTCTGGGCTTATTCAGAGGGTGAAGATCGAGGCCTTTGAGCGGATGCTGTGGAGAGTATGTAAAGGCTACACCATCCTCAGCTACGCAGAGGTTGAGGAGTATCTGGAAAATCCTGACACA ggtGAGCCAACCAAATGCGTGGTGTTCTTGATCTCTTACTGGGGAGACCAGATTGGCCAGAAAGTGAAGAAGATCTGTGACTG CTACCACTGTCACTTGTATCCGTATCCCAGTAGCAATGAGGAGAGGAATGATGTCGTGGAAGGACTAAGAACTCGCATTCAGGACCTGCACACA GTGCTGCATAGGACAGAGGACTACCTGAGACAGGTCCTGATTAAGGCTTCAGAGTCCGTCTACACCTGGGTCATCCAGGTCAAGAAGATGAAGGCCATCTACTACATTCTGAACCTGTGTAGTTTTGATGTCACGAACAAGTGTCTGATCGCTGAGGTGTGGTGTCCTGTCAGCGACATTCCCACCCTGCGGAGGGCCCTGGAAGAAGGATCG AGAAAAAGTGGTGCAACAGTTCCTTCCTTTGTCAATCGTATCCCCACCGCTGACACTCCCCCCACCTTGATCAGGACCAACAAATTTACCTCTGGCTTCCAGAATATTGTGGATGCCTATGGAGTGGGCAGTTACAGGGAGGTTAACCCCG CTCCTTTCACAATCATCACTTTCCCATTCCTGTTCGCTGTGATGTTTGGAGACCTGGGTCATGGACTCATCATGGCTCTGTTCGCTTTCTGGATGGTGCTGTACGAGAACAACCgcaaacttaaaaacacaaggaatgaG ATCTGGAACACGTTCTTTGAGGGGCGTTACATCATCCTGATGATGGGCCTGTTCTCCATCTACACTGGTCTGATATACAACGACTGTTTCTCAAAGTCGCTGAACATCTTTGGTTCTGGATGGAATGTGTCAGCCATGTTCACTGCAGAGGTGTGGAA GCAAGATGACCTCCATGGGAATCGTTTGCTTACTCTGGATCCAAATGTTACGGGAGTTTTCACGGGACCGTACCCTCTGGGAATTGACCCG ATTTGGAACTTGGCATCCAACCGCCTCACATTTCTCAACTCCTACAAGATGAAGATGTCAGTTATATTGGGCATCATACACATGAGTTTTGGGGTCATCCTCAGCACTTACAATCACTT GCACTTTAGGAAGAAGCACAACCTGTACTTGGTGTTTCTCCCTGAGCTCCTGttcctgctgtgtctgtttggcTACCTGGTGTTCATGATATTGTACAAGTGGCTGGCGTTCTCTGCTAAGGACTCCAGGCATGCCCCGagcatcctcatcctcttcataAACATGTTCCTCATGCAGGGTGATGCTGTGCAGCCCCTCTACCCAGGACAG ACTGGCTTGCAGATATTTCTGGTGGTCATTGCTGTTCTCTCAGTGCCTGTCCTGCTCTTGGGGAAACCTGTCTACCTTTATTGGCTTCACAATGGAAGCCACCGCCTAGGAATGTACAGG ggatATGAGCGCGTACGACGTAACAGTGAGGAGGAGCTCTGCCTAATGAGGGCTCATGACATGGAGGAGGGCAGCAGTCACAGCGATCTCTCCTCCAGTGGAGAGCGCCAGACAGAGGAG TTTGACTTTGCAGATGAGCTCCTGCATCAGGCCATCCACACTATAGAGTACTGCCTGGGTTGCATCTCCAACACAGCCTCCTACCTAAGGCTCTGGGCTCTGAGCCTGGCACATGCCC AGCTATCAGAGGTGCTGTGGGCGATGGTGATGCGAGTAGGACTACGAATGGACACCATTCTTGGGGTTTTATTCCTGGTGCCTGTGTTTGGCCTGTTTGCCGTTCTCACTGTGTCCATCCTCCTGGTAATGGAGGGTCTGTCTGCATTCCTTCATGCCCTCCGGCTGCACTG GGTGGAGTTTCAGAATAAATTCTACAGTGGGACTGGAATCAAGTTTTGccccttttccttctctctcctgccctccAGCTTTGAGCACGACGGCCTACTGTGA
- the tctn2 gene encoding tectonic-2: MANVVNILFSSFISHPVACVLLFVSLAHSQNIVVFQPSYLTATGPTVTALLLGNTSDISLNVRTVSPSNKTGSLGSPSCVAQVTQWVLTKEPVGKTAVRVQLRLDKSLRLCGENETDTDCCPEPLCVLETLQVSACVGGTPQASLLIQAKIHALLVPANAGSDNKTAIPNQVYQTLGSCPCDLTFRACDTLCCCDKDCSIEDLKLFESHCLPGPFGGQVSPAPDYQCSVQSSDNSPDWFPFLCVSSPPENNPYLGLFYQGDTIASKPGPSFQGPIMSAPVPVNSYIQGSPIFTLNDQFFTIPQKVLGRCVNSAPVAFLKNFKVKCVTLLRSCPTGSPLQPLPADLRIKVKNGQGGVALVDVIEEVASDLSQFILSTDAAASSDERLVCENVTLALDYKIYWKGNGITSITLAHTVGTITLNSSVALTTRYSAVFLNGEFTGEPNSGNPGYQVGRPVIAGIVDTLDNDTGSIQRTSINLWKPVSDGFCSTAEKKPVLFGENSTSGCLLPVSRQSLTQCDLLRETVASLQAALVTATYVAKSGNPDPVIMTDWINISFVTLNSSTTMEDTTSSCYGIPSHQHIRVWSLITGVVDGIPQKDIHALEVSYSLSPWALDCGGGDVSACVDPMETQLFPITSSVTFIDIPMNPGPPKTRFQINFTEYDCNRNDVCWPELAFPFTKYYTGEPYSQTLAKSLILVFFFIAASILGTPWRQIRQAWNCANL, encoded by the exons ATGGCTAACGTGGTTAATATATTATTTTCGTCGTTCATTTCACACCCGGTCGCGTGTGTTTTGCTGTTCGTGTCCTTGGCTCACTCTCAAAACATTGTCG TTTTCCAGCCGTCATATCTGACTGCAACCGGACCAACGGTGACTGCCCTTTTGCTTGGAAACACGTCGGACATCTCTCTGAATGTGAGGACAGTGTCTCCATCCAATAAAACAG GAAGCCTTGGTTCTCCATCATGTGTCGCTCAGGTAACACAGTGGGTGCTCACAAAGGAGCCAGTGGGAAAG ACTGCAGTTCGAGTTCAGCTGAGACTGGATAAAAGTCTGCGTTTGTGTGGTGAgaatgagacagacacagactgctGTCCAGAGCCACTGTGTGTCCTGGAGACCCTTCAGGTGTCTGCCTGTGTGGGCGGCACACCTCAGGCATCACTGCTGATCCAAGCCAAGATACATGCCCTGTTGGTTCCTGCTAATGCTGGATCTG ATAATAAAACAGCCATCCCAAACCAAGTGTACCAAACACTGGGTTCTTGTCCCTGTGACCTCACATTCAGAGCATGtgacacactctgctgctgtgacaag GACTGCTCCATTGAGGATTTGAAGCTTTTTGAGTCCCACTGTCTGCCAGGACCCTTTGGTGGGCAGGTCTCTCCTGCTCCTGATTATCAGTGCTCTGTGCAGTCCTCTGATAACTCCCCGGATTGGTTTCCATTTTTATGTGTCAGTTCTCCACCTGAGAACAACCCTTACCTTGGGCTTTTTTACCAGGGAGACACAAT TGCATCTAAGCCCGGTCCATCCTTCCAGGGGCCTATTATGTCTGCTCCAGTGCCAGTTAATTCTTATATTCAAGGAAGTCccattttcacattaaatgaCCAGTTCTTCACTATTCCCCAG AAGGTGCTTGGACGGTGTGTGAACAGTGCTCCTGTAGCATTTTTGAAAAATTTCAAAGTCAAGTGTGTAACTCTGCTACGCTCCTGTCCAACTGGATCTCCCTTACAGCCACTGCCAGCAGATTTGAGAATTAAAGTGAAGAATGGGCAAGGGG GTGTTGCTTTAGTGGATGTAATTGAGGAAGTGGCCAGTGACTTGAGTCAGTTTATTTTAAGCACAGATGCTGCTGCCTCTTCAG ACGAGAGGCTGGTCTGTGAGAATGTGACCTTAGCGCTGGATTACAAAATCTACTGGAAAGGAAATGGCATCACAAGTATCACACTGGCACACACTGTTGGGACCATCACTTTAAATAGTAGTG TGGCGTTAACTACAAGgtattctgctgtgtttttaaatggaGAATTCACTGGTGAGCCCAATTCAGGGAACCCAG GTTATCAGGTGGGACGGCCTGTTATTGCTGGAATTGTGGACACTTTGGACAATGACACAGGCTCAATACAGAGGACATCCATCAATCTTTGGAAACCAG TGAGTGATGGATTCTGTTCCACTGCTGAGAAGAAACCGGTTCTGTTTGGGGAGAATTCAACATCAGGATGTCTGCTACCTGTGAGCCGACAGAGTCTGACTCAGTGTGATCTCCTGAG AGAGACTGTTGCTTCTCTCCAGGCAGCTTTGGTTACAGCCACTTATGTGGCAAAGAGTGGAAACCCAGATCCTGTCATCATGACAGACTGGATAAACATAAGCT TTGTGACGCTGAACTCGAGCACAACTATGGAAGACACCACAAGTTCATGCTATGGGATTCCATCCCACCAGCATATCCGTGTTTGGAGTCTTATCACTGGTGTGGTAGATGGCATACCTCAAAAGGATATCCATGCTTTGGAAGTCAG CTACAGCCTGTCCCCCTGGGCACTGGACTGTGGAGGAGGtgatgtgtctgcatgtgtggacCCAATGGAGACTCAGCTGTTCCCCATCACCTCCTCAGTCACCTTTATTGACATTCCTATGAACCCAGGACCACCAAAGACCAG ATTTCAGATCAATTTCACAGAGTATGACTGTAACAGGAATGATGTGTGTTGGCCTGAGCTCGCCTTCCCCTTCACCAAGTATTACACAG GTGAGCCGTATTCTCAGACACTGGCTAAGAGCCTTATCTTGGTTTTCTTCTTTATCGCTGCCTCGATTCTTGGGACTCCGTGGAGACAAATCCGACAGGCGTGGAACTGTGCCAATCTCTAA
- the LOC143321527 gene encoding tRNA (32-2'-O)-methyltransferase regulator THADA, translating into MLSFEDLLTSLQDCVITEDQAAVNVSQTLRLFIDKLSESSRISVKRCKERCLEEAVQLLRQIPEAQLYVLEESHLLLLVRLLISMQLHMVNISTACRKVDQMLQHLAKVDHRLVFRETHHCLHSIVHTDQILSLEDLQRACMFLEDSTVGREVWRESHLSLLNKVSELFPVVLQHEPLRDGPLCYTAVKVCLQIFQLLSSEVAPLVWDKEHGAPAVQAILQALMDIILGQCCNRDTRLLAGTAVAMLINTAPESRAGGAAAWSLLQVSHSEPWLLTVGAIQVQCSPAGQDGVDRLAVSRGLLTCCPPHILLSSHMDATEMCLLLKGLFLLVYALCEEKLDCHYFAFEVLTLWLRKLKECLADIWKRTGTRLLPDDSSLQQDLIHMIWTNAESPVEGVSDLVRSAFCLLLDLYEMDCEQFCDTKKPLYFTLLQRIIKLPWEAKAKYHRLCALLPYLGTDTVLDQYAEIPNHLLKCLSANHLSPCGSELYRCLIQQQRRELCDGSQKSASRTELDLANQWARRWRPVLHDALTSDVTLLQSNSSTHLLPCTFQVFPCAVDHLLASLDLFAPGHLHAWACVVSSYRAVTGGSPWALQGSSTLETLQLALGSADDKVRLAALNLLCCSPKTKDTPTTEEMSIMRMFIPQNLNCESSPFRQHLQTGVKRFLVRIRDGCLAHVRGQKGKKKGDATCSERAQEILEQGIGFVEWLGQLPYSYLAPGHSYQRKKTALLLLSAVLETCTDTWSPDKKKGQPPANMGSLIACARQRGQWDFVCRTKQLVLISCLEDSTNEIRELSAGLLLRFFPPSFPDDIAAALLTRTQQLLCSPRVQEAQMGALMMKVLLQKSKEQPEDCRLSSCIAVSGGSHSQASRMVRFLVKELEEHYLTAKADMMLAARTKPIHGVLSALHRCLLEAPSSVYDTLEHSLTTEVLSLLENISLLLLGVLYGDPDACAAEKDAPPSFCDMGNAISSLIAQASGGGEEEEGVLLSEEHSLVLTCCWVSLKEIGIFLGSLVEKILSESKLSKRLLTKEDLLRASKVFKNILLKCRHWGAVEGCCLGFTKFCASLLGSSDPELRDIPVHMLKQGLQVVQSPRSTSVTRRAAGLPMLILCVVSAGEASKTKQLLAHSIQTLLETARTRLPENWDQTLDLPQVCAVHTLQALVRGSGLGVAVLQFAPAVAILSLTLLSSPCWAMRNAALQLYSSLCSRMLGQRPSSEEGGPTQHGMSPLAFFFHYPALQPFLLGELRGAAQDLQGPPNEAKLHLQPSLYPVLTLLAQLQPGVQDSTDTLSDFLPPLLQLSASPIYSVRVMASKALVAMTPPSEYMNILITLTAQLPGPQQRCCHNRLHGQLLQIKAILDRAVCTVSAPSADLCEVLSRVDASLWLVTDAQHCPLVRAAYLGVADSLRRLCCETYLSKLRDSLMHDLQKPPQALEVGLSSFHQQAIHFLCTDLTWSCQIWDSFSALSPDLRLSLVSWVVDGWSSQHTNLREVMQKVLQTNLREVLLSCSVEYRRTYLAALAAVMAGGESTLPQHLPQLAPLEEPVLPECLDLLLGDLEDQRGGPEFLSQALCAASLLLSRWPDSSLKTSMLQRWCSVLECQRSPDAPEVLRMACAEALCVAGVPLPHSTAVMSRLISTGLYLLQDQSQQVRLKAACFPSMLHHVRRGESQRSIYLMQVNQALPLLLDLLLEECWDTPGTLELLLCNLPQPDLRSVLREASETGCSSLYEQDEANVFAEPSVMSAHVLPYLLQMAEKHSESSALAQSLSAWAEESAAQVQDSLAVCKELLPATTLTPSWLALLMDPRLHSTLCGLVTRAAFLLRLLKTSDDVRHLCDPSSLRMSLQDVWSVLSQNGVHFPSTLTAAVAGELPA; encoded by the exons ATGCTGTCGTTTGAAGACCTGTTGACAAGTCTGCAAGACTGTGTGATCACCGAGGACCAAGCAGCCGTAAATGTCAGCCAGACACTGAGGCTCTTTATTGATAAACTCTCTGAATCCTCCAG GATCAGTGTGAAAAGATGCAAGGAGCGCTGTTTAgaggaggctgtgcagctgctcagACAAATTCCAGAGGCGCAGCTTTATGTTTTGGAGGAGAGCCACCTCCTGCTCCTTGTCAGACTCCTCATCTCCATGCAGCTGCACATGGTCAACATCTCGACAGCCTGCCGAAAAGTGGACCAG ATGTTGCAGCATTTGGCAAAGGTGGACCACCGATTGGTTTTTAGAGAAACCCATCACTGTTTGCACTCCATCGTCCATACTGACCAG ATCTTGTCTTTGGAGGATCTGCAGAGAG CCTGTATGTTCCTGGAAGACAGCACTGTTGGTCGTGAGGTGTGGAGAGAGTCACACCTGTCCTTGCTGAATAAAGTGTCCGAGTTATTCCCCGTTGTATTACAACATGAACCCCTCAGAGATGGACCACTGTGTTACACTGCTGTTAAG gtgtgtttgcaaATATTTCAGCTGTTGTCCAGTGAAGTGGCTCCTCTTGTGTGGGACAAGGAGCACGGGGCCCCAGCAGTGCAGGCGATCCTTCAGGCTCTTATGGACATAATACTTGGACAG TGCTGCAACAGGGACACTCGCCTTCTGGCAGGCACTGCTGTGGCCATGCTGATCAACACAGcaccagagagcagagctggaggagctgctgcctggAGTCTGCTGCAGGTCTCTCACTCAG agCCCTGGCTGCTGACTGTTGGTGCCATCCAGGTGCAGTGCAGCCCTGCAGGGCAGGACGGAGTGGACAGGCTGGCTGTGAGCAGGGGCCTCCTGACCTGCTGTCCACCTCACATCTTGCTCAGTTCACACATGGATGCCACAGAA atgtgtttgctgctgaaagGTTTGTTTCTTCTGGTCTATGCTCTGTGTGAGGAGAAGCTGGATTGTCACTACTTTGCCTTTGAAG TGTTGACTCTGTGGCTGAGGAAGCTTAAAGAATGTCTGGCTGATATCTGGAAGAGGACAGGCACTCGTCTCCTGCCTGACGACAGCAGTCTGCAGCAAGACCTCATTCACATGATCTGGACCAATGCAGAAAGCCCA GTGGAGGGTGTGTCCGACCTTGTGCGTAGTGCCTTTTGTCTGCTGCTGGACCTCTATGAGATGGACTGCGAGCAGTTTTGTGACACAAAGAAGCCTCTTTATTTCACTCTACTTCAGCGAATAATCAAACTACCTTGGGAAGCCAAAGCCAAATATCACCGCCTCTGTGCCCTGCTGCCGTACCTGGGAACTGACACG GTCCTGGATCAGTATGCTGAAATACCCAATCACCTCCTGAAGTGCTTGTCGGCCAATCACCTGTCACCATGTGGGTCGGAGCTTTACAGGTGTCTGATCCAGCAGCAGAGGCGAGAGCTATGTGATGGCTCACAAAAGTCTGCTTCGCGTACCGAGCTGGATCTAGCCAATCAGTGGGCGCGGCGTTGGCGGCCCGTCCTTCACGATGCGCTGACGTCTGATGTGACTCTTCTACAGAGCAACAGCTCAACACACTTACTACCCTGCACCTTTCAAGTCTTCCCCTGTGCTGTGGATCATCTGCTGGCCTCTCTGGACCTGTTCGCCCCCGGCCACCTCCACGCCTGGGCCTGCGTCGTGAGCTCCTATCGAGCCGTAACTGGAGGCTCTCCCTGGGCGCTGCAGGGGAGCTCTACCCTTGAAACCCTCCAGCTAGCTCTGGGATCCGCAGATGACAAAGTCCGTCTTGCTGCTCTcaatctcctctgctgcagcccaAAGACCAAAGACACTCCAACCACGGAGGAGATGTCAATAATGAGGATGTTTATTCCTCAGAACCTAAACTGTGAGTCGTCGCCTTTTCGCCAGCATCTTCAGACCGGAGTGAAGAGGTTTCTGGTTCGTATCAGAGACGGCTGCTTGGCGCATGTCAGAGGACAGAAAGGCAAAAAGAAAGGAGATGCCACCTGCTCAGAGAGGGCACAGGAGATACTGGAGCAGGGAATAG GGTTTGTGGAATGGTTGGGTCAGCTTCCATACAGCTACCTCGCACCAGGACACAGTtatcagaggaagaagactgcGCTCCTGTTGCTGTCTGCAGTGCTGGAGACCTGCACAGACACCTGGAGCCCCGACAAAAAGAAGGGACAACCTCCAG CAAATATGGGCTCTCTTATTGCCTGTGCCAGACAACGAGGCCAGTGGGATTTTGTCTGTAGGACAAAACAGCTGGTCCTTATCAGCTGTTTAGAGGATTCTACAAATGAG atCCGGGAGCTTTCAGCTGGGTTATTGTTGAGATTTTTCCCACCCAGTTTTCCAGATGATATCGCTGCAGCGCTGCTCACACGGACCCAACAGCTCCTGTGCAGTCCTCGGGTGCAGGAGGCTCAGATGGGAGCGCTGATGATGAAGGTCCTCCTTCAGAA ATCAAAAGAGCAGCCTGAGGACTGCAGGCTGAGCAGCTGCATTGCTGTCAGCGGTGGAAGTCACTCCCAGGCCTCCCGCATGGTCAGATTCctggtgaaggagctggaggagcactATCTGACAGCCAAGGCTGACATGATGCTTGCTGCCAGAACCAAGCCGATACATG GTGTTCTTAGTGCCCTTCATCGGTGTTTGCTTGAGGCACCCAGCAGTGTCTATGACACACTCGAGCACAGCCTGACCACTGAGGTGCTCAGCCTGCTGGAGaacatctctctgctgctgctgggggttCTGTATGGAGACCCGGATGCTTGTGCCGCTGAAAAGG ATGCCCCCCCTTCTTTTTGTGATATGGGAAACGCCATCAGCTCTCTAATAGCCCAAGCATCTGGAGgaggcgaggaagaggagggtgtcCTGCTGTCTGAGGAGCACAGCCTCGTTCTCACCTGCTGCTGGGTCTCACTCAAG GAAATAGGAATCTTTTTAGGTTCTCTGGTGGAGAAAATTCTCAGCGAGTCCAAACTCAGCAAGCGCCTTCTAACGAAAGAGGATCTATTGAGAGCATCTAAAGTATTCAAGAATATTCTTCTCAAATGCCGTCACTGG GGGGCAGTAGAGGGATGCTGTCTAGGCTTCACCAAGTTCTGTGCCTCTCTGTTGGGCAGCAGTGATCCAGAGCTGAGGGATATCccagtccacatgctgaaacAA GGTTTGCAGGTTGTGCAGTCCCCTCGTTCCACATCTGTGACCCGGCGGGCTGCTGGCTTGCCTATGCTCATCCTGTGCGTCGTGTCTGCAGGGGAGgccagtaaaacaaaacaactgttaGCTCACAGTATTCAAACCTTACTGGAGACAGCCAGAACCCGTCTACCTGAGAACTGGGACCAAACATTGGACCTGCCACAG GTGTGTGCGGTTCACACTCTGCAGGCCCTGGTGCGTGGTTCAGGTCTGGGAGTAGCTGTGCTTCAGTTTGCTCCTGCTGTGGCCATCTTATCACTCACTCTGCTCAGCTCTCCCTGCTGGGCCATGAGGAACGCCGCTCTCCAGCTTTACA GTTCTCTGTGCTCGCGAATGCTCGGCCAGCGGCCCAGCAGTGAAGAGGGCGGCCCCACCCAGCACGGCATGTCGCCCCTTGCCTTCTTCTTCCACTACCCTGCACTCCAGCCCTTCCTCCTGGGAGAACTGAGAGGAGCAGCACAAGACCTCCAGGGTCCACCCAATGAGGCCAAGCTACACCTCCAACCATCGCTCTACCCTGTCCTCACCCTGTTAGCTCAACTCCAGCCTGGTGTCCAAGACTCAACAGA CACTTTGTCAGACTTCCTGCCGCCTTTACTGCAGCTCTCTGCCAGTCCTATTTACAGTGTGAGAGTGATGGCCTCGAAGGCTTTGGTTGCCATGACTCCCCCCTCAGAGTACATGAACATCCTCATCACACTGACGGCTCAGCTGCCCGGTCCACAGCAGCGCTGCTGTCACAACCGGCTCCacggacagctgctgcagatcaAAGCGATTCTGGATCGAGCTGTCTGCACAGTCAG TGCCCCTTCTGCTGACCTGTGCGAGGTGCTGAGCAGGGTGGATGCCTCGCTGTGGCTGGTGACTGACGCTCAACACTGCCCCCTCGTGAGAGCGGCCTACCTCGGAGTGGCAGACTCGCTGAGACGATTGTGCTGTGAGACCTACTTGTCAAAGCTCAGGGACTCACTCATGCACGACCTCCAGAAACCCCCACAGGCGCTGGAG GTTGGGTTGTCATCATTCCACCAACAAGCAATCCACTTCCTATGTACAGATCTGACGTGGTCATGTCAAATCTGGGACAGCTTCTCTGCGCTGAGCCCTGATCTCAGGCTCTCATTGGTCTCCTGGGTGGTGGATGGGTGGAGTTCGCAGCACACCAACTTGAGAGAGGTGATGCAGAAGGTGTTGCAG ACAAACCTGAGGGAGGTGctgttgagctgcagtgtggaGTACCGCAGGACCTACCTGGCAGCTCTGGCAGCAGTGATGGCTGGAGGTGAATCTACTTTACCCCAACATCTTCCTCAGTTGGCCCCACTGGAGGAGCCAGTTCTGCCTGAGTGTCTGGATTTGTTGCTGGGAGACCTGGAGGACCAGCGAGGCGGGCCAGAGTTTCTCTCCCAGGCTCTGTGTGCTGCTAGTCTGCTGCTCTCCCGGTGGCCAGACTCCAG TCTAAAGACATCCATGCTCCAGCGCTGGTGTAGCGTCTTGGAGTGCCAGCGGTCCCCTGACGCCCCTGAAGTGCTCCGGATGGCGTGTgctgaagctctgtgtgtggcTGGAGTTCCACTTCCACACAGCACTGCCGTCATGAGCAG GTTGATCAGCACAGGCCTGTACTTGCTGCAGGACCAAAGCCAGCAGGTGAGGCTGAAAGCGGCCTgttttccctccatgctgcaccATGTGAGAAGAGGCGaaagccagaggagcatctaCCTCATGCAGGTCAACCAGGCTCTGCCGCTCCTAttggacctgctgctggaggaatGCTGGGACACCCCTGGCACACTAGAGTTGCTGCTGTGTAATCTGCCTCAGCCTGACCTCAGATCTGTGCTGAGAGAGGCCTCAGAGACGGG GTGTTCCAGTCTGTATGAGCAGGATGAGGCCAATGTGTTCGCAGAGCCGTCTgtgatgtctgcacatgtgcTGCCCTACCTGCTGCAGATGGCTGAAAAACACTCTGAATCCTCTGCTCTGGCACAGAGCCTGAGTGCTTGGGCTGAGGAGAGTGCAGCACAGGTGCAGGACAGCCTTGCAGTCTGCAAAGAGCTCCTTCCAG CGACGACATTGACCCCGTCCTGGCTGGCTCTCCTCATGGACCCCCGCCTCCACAGTACGCTGTGTGGCCTGGTCACCAGGGCTGCCTTTCTCCTCCGGCTGTTGAAAACATCTGATGATGTGCGACACCTTTGTGATCCTTCATCCCTGCGCATGAGCTTACAGGATGTTTGGAGTGTACTCAGTCAGAACGGTGTCCACTTTCCCTCCACTTTaacagctgctgtggctggagaGCTGCCAGCGTGA